In the genome of Candidatus Microbacterium phytovorans, one region contains:
- a CDS encoding alpha/beta hydrolase family protein codes for MVSVITWTIESRHLAGNTTVTVLLPDRPRDETPREYYGEERRFKVLWLLHGTFGDNLDWLRRTNIDLYAAEKGLAVVMPSALNSNYSNWSDFSLGYDMYDFLTEELMPLVQGWLPVSDRREDNFIAGLSMGGRGTVKFAANHPELFAAAAVLSASPVEYDRVLTDELLAEGTGMFADRLRGMVANAGGREAFLASEENVWRILDAKAGSGELPRMLFACGSDDELIVGDLRTFAEHAADIGLDAEFWIADGYRHEWRFWDLAIQRALDFFGLEHNPSNPF; via the coding sequence ATGGTGTCTGTCATCACCTGGACGATCGAGAGTCGGCACCTCGCCGGCAACACGACCGTCACCGTCCTCCTCCCGGATCGCCCGCGGGACGAGACGCCGCGCGAGTACTACGGCGAGGAGCGTCGTTTCAAGGTGCTGTGGCTGCTGCACGGCACCTTCGGCGACAACCTGGACTGGCTGCGTCGGACCAACATCGATCTCTACGCCGCGGAGAAGGGGCTGGCGGTCGTCATGCCGTCCGCCCTCAACAGCAACTACTCGAACTGGTCCGACTTCTCGCTCGGCTACGACATGTACGACTTCCTCACCGAAGAGCTCATGCCGCTCGTCCAGGGCTGGCTGCCCGTGTCGGACCGCCGGGAGGACAACTTCATCGCCGGGCTCTCGATGGGCGGACGCGGAACCGTGAAGTTCGCCGCCAACCACCCGGAGCTGTTCGCGGCGGCAGCGGTGCTGTCGGCATCCCCCGTCGAATACGACCGAGTGCTCACCGACGAACTGCTCGCCGAGGGCACCGGCATGTTCGCCGACCGGCTGCGCGGGATGGTCGCCAACGCCGGCGGGAGAGAGGCCTTCCTCGCGTCCGAGGAGAACGTCTGGCGCATCCTCGACGCGAAGGCCGGCAGCGGAGAGCTCCCGCGGATGCTGTTCGCCTGCGGCTCCGACGACGAGCTCATCGTCGGCGACCTCCGGACCTTCGCGGAGCACGCCGCCGACATCGGACTGGATGCCGAGTTCTGGATCGCCGACGGCTACCGCCACGAATGGCGGTTCTGGGACCTCGCCATCCAACGCGCCCTCGACTTCTTCGGGCTCGAGCACAACCCCTCGAACCCGTTCTGA
- a CDS encoding ABC transporter substrate-binding protein, whose product MKTTRTAAVALTAAAALALSACSGTPADDTQPYEVNFAYLSIAGAPTDELKEAINELTLDELNMTVNLIPISFADYFSKLPLMMSSGDPLDITFVFQQDFGTFINAQYIVNAADYAEQTGDIQEVLGEDANVGKLGDFQIGFPTRKELSSPSALIVRKDIFDELGYSVDDFDITAEDSSGYAKVTEMFGKVKEAYPEMTAYDGTFSMGMQIFSYIDPLGDSGYGVLEDKGQTTTVTNWFESDQYREFAEINREWFQKGYTSQDVATNTDEGHIKMKAGNLFSYITFSNPTGAASVKSLTGYDVELIPISGYGPKSTSTATAALLSVANAAKDKTKAFEFLNWAYTSGEFNDLLNWGVEGTDWVETEPGVAGYPEGKGPGDVSYHNGAVFISPNQFAGHVWEGNPANLGEIYAEANAEATPSQAYGFLFDPTSVAAEIAQINAVYEQYKKQISFGVLDPESGIKEFNDALYAAGLQRVIDEKQRQLDEWLDGQ is encoded by the coding sequence ATGAAGACCACCCGCACCGCCGCCGTCGCGCTGACCGCAGCCGCGGCGCTCGCGCTGAGTGCCTGCTCGGGCACCCCGGCCGACGACACCCAGCCCTACGAGGTCAACTTCGCCTACCTCAGCATCGCCGGCGCACCGACCGACGAGCTGAAGGAGGCGATCAACGAGCTCACGCTGGACGAGCTCAACATGACCGTCAACCTGATCCCGATCTCGTTCGCGGACTACTTCTCCAAGCTGCCGCTCATGATGAGCTCGGGTGACCCGCTGGACATCACGTTCGTGTTCCAGCAGGACTTCGGCACGTTCATCAACGCGCAGTACATCGTCAACGCGGCCGACTACGCCGAGCAGACGGGCGACATCCAGGAAGTCCTCGGCGAAGACGCGAACGTCGGAAAGCTCGGAGACTTCCAGATCGGGTTCCCGACCCGCAAGGAGCTCTCCAGCCCGTCCGCCCTCATCGTGCGCAAGGACATCTTCGACGAGCTCGGTTACAGCGTCGACGACTTCGACATCACGGCGGAGGACTCGTCCGGCTACGCCAAGGTGACCGAGATGTTCGGCAAGGTCAAGGAGGCGTACCCCGAGATGACCGCGTACGACGGCACCTTCTCGATGGGCATGCAGATCTTCTCCTACATCGACCCGCTGGGCGACTCGGGCTACGGCGTGCTCGAGGACAAGGGCCAGACCACGACGGTCACGAACTGGTTCGAGTCCGACCAGTACCGCGAGTTCGCCGAGATCAACCGCGAGTGGTTCCAGAAGGGATACACGTCGCAGGACGTCGCGACGAACACCGACGAGGGCCACATCAAGATGAAGGCGGGGAACCTCTTCTCCTACATCACGTTCTCGAACCCCACCGGCGCGGCATCCGTGAAGTCGCTGACGGGGTACGACGTCGAGCTCATCCCGATCTCCGGCTACGGCCCGAAGAGCACGAGCACCGCGACGGCCGCTCTCCTCAGCGTCGCCAACGCGGCCAAGGACAAGACCAAGGCCTTCGAGTTCCTGAACTGGGCGTACACCAGCGGCGAGTTCAACGACCTCCTCAACTGGGGCGTCGAGGGCACCGACTGGGTCGAGACCGAGCCCGGCGTCGCCGGCTACCCGGAGGGCAAGGGACCGGGAGACGTCAGCTACCACAACGGCGCCGTCTTCATCTCGCCCAACCAGTTCGCCGGCCACGTGTGGGAGGGCAACCCCGCCAACCTCGGTGAGATCTACGCGGAGGCCAACGCGGAGGCCACCCCCTCGCAGGCGTACGGCTTCCTCTTCGACCCCACCTCGGTCGCTGCGGAGATCGCGCAGATCAATGCGGTGTACGAGCAGTACAAGAAGCAGATCAGCTTCGGCGTCCTCGACCCCGAGTCGGGCATCAAGGAGTTCAACGACGCCCTGTACGCCGCCGGTCTGCAGCGCGTGATCGACGAGAAGCAGCGTCAGCTGGACGAGTGGCTCGATGGCCAGTGA
- a CDS encoding ABC transporter permease subunit → MASELVTREPVRAVQAAALTGHHVEKKRRPVRWRSFLPVYLLMLPGLIYLLVNNYIPMAGIISAFKRININDGIFFSPWAGWDNFRFLFASGAAGEIFRNTLLYNLAFIVVTTTVAIGLAILINDVASTRLRKLYQSSILLPFTLSMVILSYVVFGFLSHENGLLNNTIYADDPIQWYSEGQYWPTILIVVNLWKTVGYSTLLFMAGLIGIDRALYEAASLDGANRWKQVIHIDLPSLVPTIVTLTLLAIGRIFYSDFGLFYQVPRNSGAIYDVTTTIDTYVYRTLISAGGIGQSAAAGFFQAVIGFVLVVTVNAAVRKYQRASALF, encoded by the coding sequence ATGGCCAGTGAGCTGGTGACCCGTGAACCGGTGAGGGCCGTGCAAGCCGCGGCCCTCACCGGGCACCACGTGGAGAAGAAGCGTCGTCCGGTCCGCTGGCGCTCTTTCCTCCCGGTCTACCTTCTGATGCTGCCGGGCTTGATCTACCTGCTGGTCAACAACTACATCCCGATGGCCGGCATCATCTCCGCCTTCAAGCGGATCAACATCAACGACGGCATCTTCTTCAGCCCGTGGGCGGGGTGGGACAACTTCCGCTTCCTCTTCGCCAGCGGCGCAGCCGGGGAGATCTTCCGGAACACGCTGCTGTACAACCTGGCGTTCATCGTGGTCACCACGACGGTGGCGATCGGGCTCGCCATCCTGATCAACGACGTCGCCAGCACGCGGCTCCGCAAGCTCTATCAGAGCTCGATCCTGCTGCCGTTCACGCTGTCGATGGTGATCCTCAGCTATGTCGTGTTCGGCTTCCTCAGCCACGAGAACGGTCTGCTCAACAACACGATCTACGCGGACGACCCGATCCAGTGGTACAGCGAGGGCCAGTACTGGCCGACGATCCTGATCGTCGTCAACCTGTGGAAGACGGTCGGCTACTCCACCCTCCTGTTCATGGCCGGACTGATCGGCATCGACCGGGCGCTGTACGAGGCCGCCTCCCTCGACGGCGCCAACCGGTGGAAGCAGGTCATCCACATCGATCTGCCGAGCCTCGTTCCCACCATCGTGACCCTGACGCTGCTGGCGATCGGTCGCATCTTCTACTCCGACTTCGGGCTGTTCTATCAGGTGCCACGGAACTCGGGCGCGATCTACGACGTGACGACCACGATCGACACCTACGTCTACCGAACGCTGATCTCGGCGGGCGGTATCGGCCAGTCCGCGGCCGCGGGCTTCTTCCAGGCCGTCATCGGATTCGTGCTGGTCGTCACCGTCAACGCCGCCGTCCGCAAGTATCAGCGCGCCAGCGCTCTGTTCTA